A section of the Methanocaldococcus sp. FS406-22 genome encodes:
- a CDS encoding ACT domain-containing protein — MSRVVVSVIGQDRTGIVAGISKVLAENNVNILDISQTIMDNLFAMIMLVDISNAKVDFATLKNELEKAGKGLGVQVIVQHEDIFKYMHRI; from the coding sequence ATGAGTAGGGTTGTTGTTTCAGTTATTGGGCAGGATAGAACTGGAATAGTTGCTGGAATTTCAAAGGTCTTAGCTGAAAATAATGTAAATATCTTGGATATAAGTCAAACAATTATGGACAATCTATTTGCCATGATTATGCTCGTTGATATATCAAATGCTAAAGTTGATTTTGCAACACTAAAAAATGAGCTTGAAAAGGCTGGAAAAGGATTAGGCGTTCAAGTTATTGTCCAACATGAAGATATATTTAAATACATGCATAGAATTTAG
- a CDS encoding lipopolysaccharide assembly protein LapB, translated as MSWEDFVEKGEEYIEKGDYDKAIECFERALDECPEEGKWITLKCLALCYRLKENYDKAIEYFKKALEKCPKDKKWEILEDLGVCYYSKGEYGRAIEYFEKALELCPDEEKWRIWISLGDCYYNIRDYDKAIDYYKKALKMCPEDKKWIIFISLGGCYCLKKDYNEAIKYHKALLSYSEKNYDKVFEYLNEMLKICPDREKWRILVGLGFCCYIKGDYDKAIDYSKKALEPCPDEEKWRIWCILGACHYLKGNYDKVIKCFDELLEYSKKYPKVKENIEKDIIFLTYRYLKEELNDKEKIEKNFKIIIRIIEEIHKFKEKLKVKYDENTVIAHYTKPETIISILKAKYDKKEDKKPYFRLYNACYMNDPEEGKTFLRMIIENKLRNLKKAYEIKEIKDEKGKIRDIIIEENPEFQTFIGSFIVGNEEDIDKLFFWRTYGKDSENEEAKGICICIKKEFFDQDSDNLPNYLENIKPKTVTNFTDDVNSNKTNKETSTDDEKFCLYKVIYEDTKDYKKLKKVLRNINKYAKDLDLDDETIRNLLKSLLDDLRYLVKSKHYKEEKEYRIIKTYNINYKRDKIKIDYTKTPPRLYIEIEKDFIEYIDEIILGPRMENKEAWKTYLSYHKIKVRESNCKFK; from the coding sequence TTGAGCTGGGAAGATTTTGTTGAAAAAGGAGAAGAATATATAGAAAAGGGGGATTATGATAAGGCAATTGAGTGTTTTGAGAGAGCATTAGATGAATGTCCTGAAGAGGGAAAATGGATAACATTAAAATGTTTAGCCCTTTGCTATCGTTTAAAGGAAAATTATGACAAAGCTATTGAATATTTTAAAAAAGCATTAGAAAAATGTCCCAAAGATAAAAAATGGGAAATATTGGAAGATTTAGGAGTTTGTTATTATTCAAAGGGAGAATATGGCAGGGCAATTGAATATTTTGAGAAAGCATTAGAACTTTGTCCAGATGAGGAAAAATGGAGGATATGGATAAGTTTAGGAGATTGTTATTATAATATAAGAGATTATGACAAAGCAATTGACTATTATAAGAAAGCGTTAAAAATGTGTCCTGAAGACAAAAAATGGATAATATTTATAAGTTTGGGAGGTTGTTACTGCTTAAAGAAGGATTATAACGAAGCTATTAAATATCATAAAGCATTATTATCTTATTCAGAGAAGAATTATGATAAAGTATTTGAATATTTAAATGAAATGTTAAAAATATGTCCTGATAGGGAAAAATGGAGAATATTAGTAGGTTTAGGATTTTGCTGTTATATCAAAGGAGATTACGATAAAGCAATTGATTATTCTAAGAAAGCATTAGAACCTTGTCCAGATGAAGAAAAATGGAGGATATGGTGTATTTTAGGAGCTTGCCATTATTTAAAAGGAAATTATGATAAAGTAATTAAATGCTTTGATGAACTTTTAGAATATTCAAAAAAATATCCAAAAGTTAAAGAAAACATTGAAAAAGATATTATATTCTTAACTTATAGGTATCTTAAAGAAGAATTAAACGATAAAGAGAAAATAGAGAAGAATTTTAAAATAATAATTAGAATTATAGAAGAAATACATAAATTTAAAGAGAAACTTAAAGTAAAATATGATGAAAATACAGTTATCGCACACTATACAAAACCTGAAACTATCATAAGCATATTAAAAGCAAAATATGACAAAAAAGAAGATAAAAAACCCTATTTTAGATTATATAATGCCTGCTATATGAACGACCCAGAAGAAGGAAAAACGTTCCTAAGAATGATTATCGAAAATAAGTTAAGAAATTTAAAAAAAGCTTATGAAATCAAAGAAATAAAAGATGAAAAAGGTAAAATCAGAGATATAATTATTGAAGAGAATCCCGAATTTCAAACATTCATTGGTAGTTTTATTGTAGGCAATGAGGAAGATATTGATAAGTTATTCTTCTGGAGAACCTACGGAAAAGATAGTGAAAATGAAGAGGCAAAAGGTATCTGTATATGTATAAAAAAAGAATTTTTTGACCAAGATTCAGATAATCTACCAAATTACTTAGAGAACATTAAGCCCAAAACTGTTACTAATTTTACAGATGATGTTAACTCTAATAAAACAAATAAAGAAACTAGTACAGATGACGAAAAATTCTGCCTATATAAAGTAATTTATGAAGATACTAAGGATTACAAAAAACTAAAGAAAGTATTAAGGAATATTAACAAGTATGCAAAAGATTTAGATTTAGACGATGAAACAATCAGAAATCTACTAAAATCACTACTTGATGACCTTAGATATTTAGTAAAATCCAAACACTACAAAGAAGAAAAAGAATATAGAATCATAAAAACCTACAACATAAATTACAAAAGAGATAAGATAAAAATTGACTATACCAAAACTCCACCAAGATTATACATTGAGATAGAAAAGGACTTCATAGAATATATTGATGAAATCATCTTAGGACCAAGAATGGAGAATAAAGAAGCATGGAAAACATATCTAAGCTACCACAAAATAAAAGTTAGAGAATCAAACTGCAAGTTTAAATAA
- a CDS encoding NTPase yields the protein MKIFITGMPGVGKTTLALKIAEKLKDFGYKVGGFITKEIRKNGKRVGFKIITLDTNEEAILAYVGDGNVKVGKYVVFVENLDKVGVEAIKRALKDADIIIIDELGAMEFKSKTFSKVVDEVINNNKPLLATLHRNWVNKFKNKGKIYRLSIENRNKLYKEILDEILSYLQIANDSSN from the coding sequence ATGAAAATATTTATAACTGGAATGCCAGGAGTTGGAAAAACTACACTGGCTTTAAAGATAGCTGAAAAATTAAAGGATTTTGGATATAAAGTTGGAGGCTTTATAACTAAGGAAATTAGAAAAAATGGCAAAAGAGTAGGTTTTAAGATAATAACCTTAGACACCAATGAGGAGGCTATATTAGCTTATGTTGGAGACGGAAATGTAAAAGTTGGAAAATATGTTGTTTTTGTAGAGAATTTAGATAAAGTTGGAGTTGAAGCTATAAAAAGAGCTTTGAAAGATGCTGACATAATAATTATTGATGAACTTGGAGCTATGGAATTTAAGAGTAAAACATTTTCTAAAGTTGTTGATGAAGTTATTAACAACAATAAACCATTATTAGCTACCTTACACAGAAATTGGGTCAATAAATTTAAAAACAAAGGGAAAATATATCGTTTAAGTATAGAAAATAGAAACAAGCTTTACAAAGAGATTTTAGATGAGATTTTATCTTATCTTCAAATAGCCAATGATTCCAGTAATTAG
- a CDS encoding class I SAM-dependent methyltransferase family protein, producing MKYQKIGDVVIVKRELSEDEIKEIVKKTKCKTIVLYTTQITGEFRTPHVKILYGEETETIHKEYGCLFKLDVAKIMWSQGNIEERKRMAFISNKNEVVVDMFAGIGYFTIPLAKYSKPKLVYAIEKNPIAYHYLCENIKLNKLNNVIPILADNREVELKDVADRVIMGYVHKTHKFLDKAFEFLKNTGVIHYHETVAEKIMFERPIERLKYYAEKNGYKLIDYEIRKIKKYAPGVWHVVVDAKFYACI from the coding sequence ATGAAATACCAAAAAATTGGAGATGTTGTTATTGTTAAAAGAGAATTAAGTGAGGATGAAATTAAAGAAATCGTTAAAAAAACTAAATGCAAAACTATCGTGCTATACACAACCCAAATAACCGGTGAATTTAGAACTCCACATGTAAAAATCCTATATGGAGAAGAGACAGAAACAATCCATAAAGAATATGGCTGTTTATTTAAGTTGGATGTAGCTAAAATTATGTGGAGTCAGGGAAATATTGAAGAGAGAAAGAGAATGGCATTTATAAGCAATAAAAATGAGGTAGTCGTTGATATGTTTGCTGGTATTGGTTACTTCACAATCCCATTGGCTAAATACTCAAAACCGAAGTTGGTTTATGCAATTGAAAAAAACCCTATAGCTTATCACTATCTATGTGAAAACATCAAACTAAACAAATTAAATAATGTAATCCCAATTTTGGCTGATAATAGGGAAGTGGAGCTTAAAGACGTTGCTGATAGAGTAATTATGGGCTATGTCCATAAAACTCATAAATTTTTAGATAAAGCATTTGAATTTTTGAAAAATACGGGAGTTATACACTACCACGAGACAGTGGCTGAAAAGATTATGTTTGAGAGGCCTATAGAGAGATTAAAATACTATGCTGAAAAAAATGGCTATAAACTGATAGATTATGAAATTAGAAAGATAAAAAAATATGCTCCAGGTGTTTGGCATGTTGTTGTAGATGCTAAATTCTATGCATGTATTTAA